The Malus domestica chromosome 17, GDT2T_hap1 genome contains the following window.
AACAACAAAATTTACCAACAGGTCTTACATATATTAGAAAGCTGAGAAATTAGTATATATGAATTTGGTCGTGCATGAAAGACGGCTTCTAATTTCAGTGCTCATAACTGAACTTACAACTAGTCAAATTCTTGATCATAAACATTTTGGATTGACACAAGAAGCTTACCTTGTATATTAGGCACCCGGAGTAAATTAGGAAGAAGTCTTTGAGTGCGAGCGTAAATTTCGGCCCTGTGGCCCTCCTCAAAGGGTTCATTTTCGATATACCGTTGTAGTAAAACCTGGAactgttgaaattgttgagcaCTGTGGTTGTAACTGTTGGGATTTTCAGGTTGGCATGCAATTAGCTGGTTTAGCTGAGTGTACTGACAGTGCAGTGCCTCCCAAGACAAGCAAATTTGACCTACATATGATGTGTTGATATCCTGGTAAGGATCATCATCAGGCGGCTGAAGGTGCTCAGTCTCAGTCTCTTCAATCTTCTTTAAAGAAAGACAGTGAAAAGGGGAGGTAAGCTTCTTAGATGCAGATCGCGGTGATGGAGCCATGGGTGTTTGGATGCCTGAAAGACAAACATTTACTTGCAATGAAAGTTTAAATAATCCATTTgcaccaaaaagaaaaacaaaagaaatctaAAGAAAATATCAGTCCGCAGTAACCCTGGAGCTCAAGAAACAACATAAAGACAAACGTATTGTTTCATTTGTAGTATAACAAGCTTCACAAACACCAGCTTATGTACTTTTACGAACTGCTCGTATACCTAGAGCTTAACTGAATCAAGTTTCCATAAATTTGAGCTATCTACATTTGTCTGAAAATTCAACTCTCTGCCAATTATGTGAAAGAGAACTAAGCTCAAATCAGATTCACGTCATTTCAACACTGCCATCTCCTCGTATCTTTACTTATTCTAATCTCCCATATGGCTTGTTGGGCACATAGaatgtttattttctatttacCTATGAAGGGGAAAACTTCGTATGTATTTCATGCAGGTAGATTCATATAAAGATGAAACATTTCGAGTTCAAACAACCAGTCAAAAAGAAGTAAAGTCCTAAGGCTAAAAGTACTCATTTGAAAAGGTAAAAAATTAGAACAAATTACAATGCTTACCAGTTCCACTAAGATGCTGCGCACTCATCTGCTGAAAGAACAACATCCTTTCCCAGTATTTGTCATATACGGCAACAAAGCCACACCACCGTAGCTGGCCTTCTGCTTCTACATCCCTCCACTCATTAGAGCTTGTCTCAccggcttcttcttcttcttcctcttcgggTAATGACTCTTCTTCCGGAATCAGCTCCATAAAGCTGTTCCTTCTCAATTCTTTTAACTTCCGCTTGACCTCCTCAATTATGAAATCATCATCATCGTCCTCAGCCTCGGCCACAGGATCAGCATTGGCCGACTTACCAAAATCATCACCACTATTCTTCTTGTTGGGTTCCTCCGGCTGTGGCACGGGACTGTCCTCCGACACATTTTCTGGGTCTGGTTTGTGTGCTTTTCTAAACTTCTTAACTTTGAAGAAATCCATAATCCACTAAACAAATTGGGTTCTCTTCAACCCCGCAAACTGATGAATATCTCTTTTGTAATCAACAATTCAAACCCCGAAAATAACACCAGCACACGAAGTAACTTTGCCAACTAATAACTCTATTTTGTTCCAAGGTCGTTATACATTGAAGGCACAGTGAGATCTAccagcagaaattcaagtatgttcTGACTTATGAACAATTAAACCGTGAAGTTGTAACAAAAAATGGGGTAACTCGTACTTCTCAAAACCCTTCTGAGCCAGAATCCGGTAAGCAAGAAACCCTAGATCTAAGCAGAAGATCAAACAATCCAAGCTTCCTTTACAAGAAACTATCGATCTAAACATTGAACTAGTAACAACTCAGAAAATCTGTTGAGCTAAGAACAGTAAAAGTACAAACTTTTTACTCATTAAAGTGCTTTCCACTGATAGTGTAGATCAAGAAATCGCCTTTGGTAAAATGGACTCACCAAAACACCAGAGAGATCAGAACCCACAAAACTTGCTCAAAGATCAGCAGATTTCTCCAACATTTTGCAGTTCCTGGAAGCACATTACACAAaactcaccaaaaaaaaaaaaggatcccAAATCATCCTCATCCAAAGAAGTTCAACAAGATTTGTTCCTCTCTTCACTGTTACTGCTCAAAACCCATACATTTGAGCTGCACTGCAGTAAAAAGCAAGTCCCGGAAGAACAAAAAGTACCACAAAATTCCAACTCCTAAAAAGCCCAAAAAATTGAAGGTTTAGAACTTTAGGACTCAAAAGCTAGATCACCAAAAACCCATCAAAATCCCAGAAGATCCAAGTGCTTTTATTTGCAGCTGAAGCCACCCAGAaaccccaaaatttcaaatgtgcagaaaaagaaaagagcttCCAGCTGAAtaccctgcaacccagaaaagcaAAATatgtgcagagagagagagagagcactgtTTGGCAACAATGTAAAACCTCTCAACCGTGAGCAGTAAATTGTTGGATTAGCATATTTTTCCACTTTAATTTGatctaattaatttaataaaaatttcattatttaatttttctttgattttgtttaaTAAAATGATTTGGGTAGTTTATTagtttaatttttcaaattaatGAGTGGATTTAGGGTTTATCAATGTgttgggttttggatttttctGGGAATGGGAAGAGCTCGGAATTCTAGGGGGAACGCAGGGCAGTGGACATTACCATTACCAGACAGTTTTGTCAGTCCTCGTACAAAGAATAATATCGTCAcgaacaaattaagaaaaaaaagccGCGCAAAAGTAGGTTTGATTTGTGCATGGTCTGAAATTACAAACTTGCCCTCCTTTACTTTGGAAAAATGTGCATCATTTTTCATGCCCTTTTGATATCATAAAAAAATCTTGCAATGAATTTGGATATGAAATGAAATTATTTGGTAATTTGCTGTCGGTTAAACTTAGTCAACTCCAGTCATTTAGTATTAtgatctagtgatatttcttttcatatgtaaataagaggtcttagattcaatTATTGTCAAAGGCAAATTTAAACCGCATTATTATGGCAAGCATATTGTAAGGCTTAACTCACTCTTCTATCCATTTAGAGCTCGTTtagatgtacttttaaaataacttaAAGCGCTtctggtgaaaatatttttagaaacaatctttagtaaaaatgttaGTAAATCctagaaaaacacttaaagtgcttcatgGAAGAAAcgcataactggtgcttcttgtagaaagcatttaaagtacttttggaatccaaaaacattttctttaaaagcattttcaatcattttaaaagcacatccaaacgagtttTTAGTATAGAATGTAAATAATACGGCTTGTTAAACAAACTTAGTCAACTCCGAGTCAATTAGagaaaaatggaattgaaaCATGTATTTTATCCGTCTTATTTCTCTTTTGCAAACCGATTAATTGTTTTAGTAGTATAATTCGAAAAATTAATATTTGTACGTGTTAAAAaggtaaattattaatttagtaGGAGTTTGACAAGTAATTGATTAGTAGTACTAGTAAGAGAGTGTTTTACGTTTCATTTATATCGTTTGATTTTGTAAAAGAGAATGTTATCATTATTAGCAAATATTGTCATCCCAATTTCATACTAATAGCATGATAAAGTAGAATTTTATGAGTAATGGGGCTACATTCATGTGATTAACTCATCATGAGATATATGCTTGTTTAGGGAAGAAATAACTCAAATTGACAATTTATtttcaacaaaataatattatgtgcattaaacgtttttttttttttttttttgggaaactgcATTAAACTTTCCTTGAGATATTGGAGGAAGAACTAAAAAACACGTTGCTCCTTAGCAGAATTGCACCTATCAATAAGTTTTTAGAGGTGAAAATATTAATCGACCCTATTAGTATTTTTAGGTGTGATTAAAATACCATCCAATATTAGAGAGGGATTGGATGAGAAAAGTGCCGCCAAAACTTTTACCAAAAACTTTCATATGTTTTGGGGtttaattttggaatttttgggGGAGATGCGGTAACTGTGGAATTGCAAAAGGAGGgagggtttttattaaaactccaATTTTCTTCCTTACCGAATGATTTAAACCTAACTAATTGGGCTCTAtcgtttgatatttttttttctctattttcattttcttctgtCTCATCTCGCTTTCTCTTGCTTTCTTTTGGTCATCCTGATAGAATTAAAAGCACtggcacacaaatgtcctattgattttttgtcaattgtagcatatgaaaataagggtcctTCCCGcaaaagattgttttatctaactacttaaaatatcACAAAAATTGGGCtatccctactgaccagccaccgaaatataattattagaccgactcacacttatctaaagtctacgaaattttatatgaagacactagacacacagagctacactcacacaaatatttgggatttttgaagttgatttgatatttaaattaaatcgaacaaaaacatgacaaaaacatattttaagtaataaaaatagattgtagttcacaagttaagaaaaAAAGTTGGGGGAATTAccatccaccaccaaataatcatgcaaacttgttatgtttcattcaaattccttttatttccagatgaagatgctcaagttggctcaatgttagaactcaacctattactctttcttatgtagtatgttaagagagaTTGGctttttcaacttaacttagtccctagcatgcaatctagaatgacatgttcatagatttaacaattagaaatcattaagaataaagagtttgagtcatcacaaggcatcgtaagtactggcgttgtcttacttatcctagaaattggttaaTATGTtcatcgcaattaacaagtactactctagaacatatgtaggtcctcattcgacaagagTAGGCACACACATAtccatagcattagaatcctagatatgcttactaagtatgcatccgtagaaaacacataaagaattcatcaatgagacaagtagtgaaccaattttcatccattcataaaagtaattcaaacgaaatgtcataacaaacttgcaatcacaTTCAGGGCTTCAACACAGctcctaactactaaaaatttagttacacataattctcaaataaaaccaaaagaaagacatgagtttgagaagataaaaccaaaagaagagaatgccaagatttcctctttcctttccttccttcccaACGCTGCTGCCTTGCCTTTTTCCCTTCCTTTCCGCTGCAACCTAcaaccttctttttctttcttttcttttttattttttatttttttactttgccGCTGCAACCTGTAACCTTTTTGTTCTTACTTGCTGCCCCAGTTTCTTCTCTGAACTCATCCACtaatagccatttagtgatgataataagtgagaggaaatgataaaacaattgtaactctttgggtagcctttatgccaattactccctcttaatcctcatctaaaaatccatttcctctgatatttgaataggtgtcaGCTAGCTTGTTCTTGACcacatcagttttggctgctagatttattgggtttattacTTTTAtagcagttacaaactgctcagtctcttgtgaacctttcagtgttaaaacggtCATagcttcttctagaaaaatgttattaacaatccgcgaaatgctcCAGAAGGTAGACTtctgtagctttccaagaatataaggctcattctctaattcattctgagatgtttgcaacttgcttccaaagtcagctgatctgtACAGGTAGTTTCGACGAAtgtgttacttaaaatcccacttgtactatttttcttttctttgcttgacaaatcctacaaaataaaaaaccaaagtaaatagctcaaaaatataaggaactaactaagaaaatacaagtgaatttgatgtaaaatatatataaatatgagcttatcacatCCCTGAATTTCTTCCCTTCTTCATCCAACTATTAACCCACTATGGTAAGcaaaatcaagtttttttttcttctttttaatcTGTTCTTATCGTTTCTCCTTTTATACGAgtcatatttttttgtttatttttttattgatgaattgattttactaatttaggatttggtttttcattTAAAGATTGAAGGCAGGAAGTGTGTGATCTTGAATGTAGGTTTTTCATTTCAAAAACTTCGTtgataattttggattaaattttgttttggttacTTATTgtcgttttcttttgtttgattttgataTTATTTGTATTCTACTTTTATCCTTTGCAGTCAATTTTAAGGACTGCAGATTATTTGAACTTTGACCTTAatgtattgattaaaaatacTGCTAAAAAATACTAAGAATACATCACCACTATTATGATATTTATCATCATTTATAAGTGaagttttatatttgtttttcatcaaaaacgaatttgaattacattattattaaCCCGTGAAGCTAAACCTACTCCaccgtttgttaaaaaaaaaaaaaaatatatatatatatatatatatatatatatatatatatatatataacatcaaTAAATAGGGCGTGACCAGTGTACTAAAacgatgagaaaaaaaaataaatttagtaaATTCTTTTTAAGCATATTATCCCCTCGACTGCGATCCATGCCTTACTCAAGGTTTCTGTTtaataaatgatttttttgtaaTGTCTTACGAACTTGCAACATTTTCAATTCGTTATATGAATTAAAGTTTTAATCCACTTCATATCAAGTCTAACaaatcattaatttgttatCTCACCGTAATTCTTCTTAAGTTTTTCATTTAATATAAGTTATGTGACTTATTTCGGGCATTTCAACTTCCTACTACCCTTTAAAATTGTTTCAGACATTTCAAGGTTTAGaacatttccttttttttttatcaacatgATTGACCACGTTAAATTCTCAAACAGTGCTAAACATAACGCTAAAcattggaaaattttcaaattgtaCGAAACGAAAAATAATTAGTAAAATTCAAGTAATACAAAGAATAATAAGAATTTCAAATTGCACTATATATAATTGTTGGCCACAAGGCCAGTTAGccaaaaaaaggagaaaaaaaaaaacatctttaTACAACAACATTCAAGCGTAACTCTTGTGACTTCCATATATACAAATGTACTTGTGACTAATCCGAAAAAGATGTGCACTTAAGGTTGATCAGTAACCTAACCAAGTGGATGGTAATGGCTGAAAATTGTTCTTTGCACAACCCAGCACATCATAATAATCTACATGATTGAAGCAGTCGCGAAAATCTGTGAAGAGCTTTTCAAACACCCTCCATTGGACTTTGATCGATCTTGAGTATGGGTACGGGAGAAAAACCTGCTCATTAGGAATGATTCAATGTATTAGCACCGCGTATCGAAGAAAATGAACACgttgcagcaacaatataaaCTTAATCATATCTGTATCTTCTGCATTTCGACAGTTGTTATAGCAAGTACAGTAATTAATAGAAAAGATATGCTTACAACAGCCTCTCGTGCAAGACGTTTAAGTAATTGAAAAGTTTTCTCATTTTCCTCTAAATTGTCGAGAACAGCCAGCCAGATCTGGGAAGCAAGATCATGAGCCATGACCCTCGATTTCCCACAAGCAATAAACTGATCTGCTAAACACACAGTAATTCCAGGTCAGGAGGTCAAATGAGATTACAGCCTGGTATTACTTAAACTCAGCACAAGCAACAAAATTCCCCATCAGATTTCGTATGCAATCTGTATTATCATTGTCACATAACGGTGGACAATAAAAGGTTCAATATGTGTTTCATTACCACATACCGATGCTGAAATTCCAGAACATTAGATGGCATAATGGATCACAATTTGTGATACAAGTTTGAGGTTGTAAACTTCTACTTACATCATGTTATGTAAACCAAAACTTTTGAACATGTCCACAAGCTAGGAGCAAATGCAAGATTAACTAGCCTATATTGACTTTAAACCATCAAACTCGAGATCGGGGATCAATACTCAAATCACAAATTTTTATTTCACAGATTAATTTTCAGTTCCAGGTTTATAAAGGCAGAGAAAGCAAGATAGAGAAGTGAAATTTGAAACACACCTATGAGGGTTCCGTGCAGTATACTAGAAGAGGGTGGCATGGTTGAACGCTCAAGCTGCTCTTTTAGAAACATAAAACTATGGCCCACGATCTCATCAATCTCGCCATCCAGAGAAAATATATGTTTACTGACATATAAAGCTTCAAATCTCCTGCGAAAATTTCCAGTACCTTAGCAGAATATAATGCATGGATATATGATGATAAGCACAGGCATCAAATCAGCACCTAGGGGAGAGTAAGAGCTACAGTTTAAGATATGAATCGAAAACGTCCAGGCACAAGTCATAACATGGTCTTTAATAAGATGCCAACAAATCAAGCCAAGCCAAAAGTTGTCGTTTGATTTAATTTTCAAGCAGGAAGTTAGAACAGGAAAAGGAATTTGTCCTTAAGGCAATGACTAGATATAGACCATCAGTGATTATATTGCATTTTTTTCAGAACAACAAAATATGAAAACTCAGACGAAAAGAATTACtaaaagagagggaaaaaaagGGATTGAAGCAGACATGTTATTGTACCTCTTGCTCAATCCTCGAGGGATAGGTCCCGGCCACCTTTTAGCTTGGCTAGCCAAAGGAAATGTCATAGCAAGAGCAGCTTGCCACAAGAGTTCTCCGTGAAACAAATTGGCCCACTGTTTTTTAACGCAGGAGATTTGTGCCCACTCTGAGACAGGAACTCGGATGAAAATTTCTATTACGAGATGATCAGGAAGCTTTCCGAACAAATTATCAACTGACATTAACCTGTCATTTTGATTGTTATCTGTCATTAGAGCTCTGCACTGCAAGAACCAAAAACGTAACAAGTTACTTCAACAAGAAAATCAACAAAATGAACTAATCTTCATTAAAAACAAGGCCATATTTATGTTTATGAACAAATGCAAAATTTTTTAAAGCACAGAAAGTTCCGAAAAGAAGAATAAACCCTTAAGGGCAGATACGTAGTTATGTCATAGAAATTCAAATACTCCATCAATAGTCCCAAAGCTATTGAAAGAACCAATCCGTCATCCAAAAGGGTCAAATTGGGAAAAGTAACTCATGGAAGGAAGATGAATGAACAGTGTAATGACAACATGAAGAGGCACTTGACTCAAGCAGAACGGAAGGAACAAAGACCGGAAGAATACAACATTGGACAAGGCAAGGGGTTCACGTTATTTGAAATTTAACTTACGGCTTTTTAAAGTCGAGCATTTATAGTTTACCTCCCTTGAAAAGAAAACAAGGATGACAATTACTTAACTCTTTTACATTGAACAAAGATACAACCATTACTAAAATTCTTATAGTAAAAGACTAGATCATAATGGATAGAAAGTCGAGTCTTCAGTCCTCGGGTCTAGTCTTTGCAAGGAACCAGGGCACAAACTAACTTCAACACtgtaaaaaggtcgtacccagtgcacaaggctcccgcgtTAACAAATACTTCTCAACTTGTTCCAGCTAAAAGAAACAAGACACTCCAATGAGacgataaaaacaaaaagaaaaaccttCGTTCTAGTTATCGAGACCTcaagaaattaaaacaaaagtacaAAGTAACTCatatttgttttcattatttggtGGCTTAATTGTGTGATTTTCCattattttcctttcctttttatgCATACtgttttttgttattatttggTATTTCAGGGAGTTTTAGCAGAATACATAACTCTGCAAAGCTGAAACAATCCACAATACCATAATTTGTTGAATTACTTaatattttattgaaatttCAGTTCAAAGATGAAAACCCAAAATTAGGAAAGCTACTTAATCCAATAAACATATGAAAGATTACTGTTTGATTGATcaacataataataataatatgcaGAGAGTGAAAGGATTGAGAATTTTGTAAACCTGAATGGAGATTTCATGGTGGAAAATATTATGAACCGAGTCTGAGtgtgtaaaaaaaatcaaagattaTAAATATCCAATTTGAGAAGAAAAGGAAGGGAGTGATTAGGAGCAATTTACCTGACTGACTGAGAGACTGAGAGACTGAGAGACTGAGAGGAAGAAGTGAGCTTTTCAGTTCAAAGCTTTTTCTTTCCTCTGTTGCCCGAATTTTCTGCTGAATGTTGCAACAGAAGAAGAAAGACAAGGCTCCTGCTTTCCTCTGTTTAGCTGGCTGTTTTAGGTGACTCCGTGAGATCTCTCTTGTATTTTTAGCttcaataagtttttttttttttcaaacaaaaggCTCTGGTTTAGTGTATAATATCGCTTGTATTTTAAaagaaattatatattttggttaagaatttacaacattttattttttatatatttttcagttttatgaaaatgaaaaagggTTTAGGGTACCACAGAGGTTGGAAATGTGTTGTGTCTTTGTATAACGGTTGGGTTTAAACTTTGTAAGTGGCTAATCTATTAtctaatataataaaatttgtggtttgaaaaaaaaaaagagattaaCTAGTGGCTTCGCCACAACATTCCACTATTTCGGGCtaaaaaaactcacataggtaTTTCAACATCCCCGTCATCGTGTAATTGACCAACATAAAAAATCAAACCATGGACATGCCAtgtttttgtatatatattgaGTGAAATAATAACATAATCGCGTCGTGTTATGAATATACTTAAATACTAGTGATAAATTtgctaaaaaaataatgaaagatAACAATGCTTTGCACAATTATGCCTAATTGGATGCACGTAGGTGGGTTGGTTTATACCAACCATACGTTAGATGCTTGGATGAGAAAATGATGTGACCTAAATGCCATTTAATTGTCATAGAAGTGAACTCAACCACCATGCAATagcttcattttcattattAAGAGCATCTCCACCAATGTGAAATTGCCTTTGTAATTGGATTGAATTGCCCTCCAATCTAAAAAATTTGCTCCAATAGTTGCAAAAGAGGGTGACAATTGGTAGGAGGGCAGCGGCATGGTAGCTGACCTGCCAATTAATGCAAAGGCAGGCGCCCCAAACTTTCGAAAAAATTTTAGTCGTAATAAGAACACGgatggtacatcatgtgtttttatgtaagtggtgtaaaattttaatttttaagttattaacattttaatacACATATTCCATCATTTATATaaggacacgtggtgtaccgtCTCGTGACTGTtaaactgaaaaatctcttcgaACTTTCACCAGCTGACAACCGTGGGTCCCCCACGCGATGAAGACACGAGTCAAACAGCTCTTTCTTGGTGAATTCATACCATTGGATTTTCATTGGTCCATTAATTTGGACCGTTGGTTTTTCAACAGGAGAAAAATTGTCCTTTTGTAGTTAGCTGCCATGTGGCAGAATCCTGACCTTCAAAcagttttaattttaaaaatcaaCGGCTAAGATTATTCTAACTgtaaaaattccaaaaaatacccaaatttttttctataaatacccaaatatatattaaaaacataaataaaaattaaattaaaaaatatatttgtgaatAGTAACGTCCTTGCCTTTGCCTTTCCTCCTTCAAAACTGGTGGACTTGCATAAGCAAGTACCGTTTTGAGTGAAAAGTAAGGGTAATGCCCTTGCCCTCCAATTGTCATTGCCCTCCACCAACTAGTGGAGATGCTCTAAGAGGAGAAGAGCACGAAAGAGTCGAATTCTAATAATTGGTGAGGATTGTTCGTGAGGAAAAAAACTTGCATGAAAtgagatatatattttttttttatcttcctcTCTCGCATAACTAGTGTGAGGAGAGAAACCGACACTTTTTACATATGTACATATCAGCATTAGAAGTGGGCATCAAAC
Protein-coding sequences here:
- the LOC103405395 gene encoding uncharacterized protein; this encodes MDFFKVKKFRKAHKPDPENVSEDSPVPQPEEPNKKNSGDDFGKSANADPVAEAEDDDDDFIIEEVKRKLKELRRNSFMELIPEEESLPEEEEEEEAGETSSNEWRDVEAEGQLRWCGFVAVYDKYWERMLFFQQMSAQHLSGTGIQTPMAPSPRSASKKLTSPFHCLSLKKIEETETEHLQPPDDDPYQDINTSYVGQICLSWEALHCQYTQLNQLIACQPENPNSYNHSAQQFQQFQVLLQRYIENEPFEEGHRAEIYARTQRLLPNLLRVPNIQGPIQKGKEEEESDSSVHAPDLIKIIETSILTFQLFLKMDKKKPSSVLNLFGNQNQAATPLQQIQTSLQKKWMKLKELHKKRKGWKKKLWPQSQEDVQLLFSLIDAKVLSRTLRMVRISKEQLFWCEEKMKKLDLVDGKLWRDPSPTLFPCQ
- the LOC103417282 gene encoding uncharacterized protein, translated to MTDNNQNDRLMSVDNLFGKLPDHLVIEIFIRVPVSEWAQISCVKKQWANLFHGELLWQAALAMTFPLASQAKRWPGPIPRGLSKRRFEALYVSKHIFSLDGEIDEIVGHSFMFLKEQLERSTMPPSSSILHGTLIADQFIACGKSRVMAHDLASQIWLAVLDNLEENEKTFQLLKRLAREAVVFLPYPYSRSIKVQWRVFEKLFTDFRDCFNHVDYYDVLGCAKNNFQPLPSTWLGY